One stretch of Brachyhypopomus gauderio isolate BG-103 chromosome 8, BGAUD_0.2, whole genome shotgun sequence DNA includes these proteins:
- the rhoca gene encoding ras homolog family member Ca, whose protein sequence is MAAIRKKLVIVGDGACGKTCLLIVFSKDQFPEVYVPTVFENYIADIEVDAKQVELALWDTAGQEDYDRLRPLSYPDTDVILMCFSIDSPDSLENIPEKWTPEVKHFCPNVPIILVGNKKDLRNDEHTRRELAKMKQEPVKPEEGRDMANRISAFGYLECSAKTKDGVREVFELATRAALQVRKRKKRSGCSVL, encoded by the exons ATGGCAGCCATAAGGAAAAAGTTGGTTATAGTGGGTGATGGAGCTTGCGGAAAGACGTGCCTTCTCATAGTGTTTAGTAAAGACCAGTTTCCTGAGGTCTACGTCCCCACTGTGTTTGAGAACTACATCGCAGACATTGAGGTGGATGCCAAACAG GTGGAGCTGGCACTGTGGGACACAGCAGGCCAGGAGGACTACGACCGATTGAGACCTCTCTCCTACCCAGACACGGACGTCATCCTCATGTGTTTCTCCATCGACAGCCCTGACAGTTTAG AAAACATTCCAGAGAAGTGGACGCCAGAGGTTAAGCATTTCTGTCCCAACGTTCCCATCATCTTGGTGGGGAATAAGAAGGACCTGCGGAATGACGAACACACGCGGAGGGAGCTGGCCAAGATGAAGCAG GAGCCTGTGAAACCAGAGGAAGGCCGGGACATGGCTAACCGCATTAGCGCTTTTGGCTACCTGGAGTGTTCGGCCAAGACCAAGGACGGTGTGAGGGAAGTGTTTGAATTGGCCACTAGGGCGGCGCTGCAAGTgcggaagaggaagaagaggagtgGATGCTCGGTCTTGTGA
- the ppm1j gene encoding protein phosphatase 1H isoform X1 encodes MISKVKNAMSSLVGGIIPHGHHQHQHGSANAQNCGTDGLPPRFQYSRPEFLDLTQELLQYSTEHATRPVMALRRDGRLPWRTGYAEVINAGKSLLNEDQASCEVLYVKKPSGKQQRASVQLEDTGDTTGLPMLFWGVFDGHAGSGAALMASRLLSRLIRDRLCEVAHVLENPTSPPPICLAKNGSPYQPEQKKGACLDAEDPEASGDPIARFHMEKVVSLESLVMGIIENAFKQMDDLIEKEKASYSISGGCCALTAVHLMGRLYVANAGDSRAIIVRNNEVIPMSNEFTPESERQRLQYLGFLQPELLGNEFTHIEFPRRIQHKELGKKMLFRDHTMTGWAYKTIVEDDLKFPLIYGEGKKARVMATIGVTRGLGDHDLKVYNSNIHIKPFLSCCPEVKVYAISEHKHGPNDVLIMGTDGLWDVTSDKEVADAVTNFLSTCEPNDPMRYTMAAQDLLMRSRGVLKERGWRLPNDRLGSGDDITVFVIPLAGAELET; translated from the exons ATGATCAGCAAAGTTAAAAACGCCATGTCTTCGCTGGTGGGCGGAATTATTCCTCACGGCCACCATCAGCACCAACACGGATCGGCCAACGCACAGAACTGCGGAACGGACGGGCTGCCCCCGCGGTTCCAGTACAGCCGGCCCGAGTTTCTGGACCTGACACAGGAGCTGCTGCAGTACTCGACCGAACACGCCACCCGACCCGTGATGGCACTACGGCGCGATGGCAGACTGCCCTGGCGAACGGGATACGCAGA ggtgaTAAATGCAGGGAAGAGTCTGCTGAATGAGGACCAGGCCTCTTGTGAAGTACTGTATGTAAAGAAGCCCAGCGGCAAACAGCAACGTGCCTCTGTGCAGCTAGAGGACACTGGG GACACTACAGGCCTTCCCATGCTCTTCTGGGGGGTGTTTGATGGTCATGCTGGTTCTGGAGCCGCCCTCATGGCATCCAGGCTCCTCTCACGGCTCATCCGAGACCGCCTGTGCGAAGTGGCTCATGTTCTGGAGAATCCAACCAGTCCACCACCCATCTGCCTGGCCAAGAATGGGAGCCCTTACCAGCCTGAGCAGAAGAAGGGAGCGTGTCTGGATGCAGAAGACCCAGAGGCCTCTGGAGACCCCATAGCTCGTTTCCACATGGAGAAGGTGGTCAGTCTGGAGAGCCTGGTGATGGGCATCATAGAGAATGCCTTCAAACAGATG GATGACCTCATTGAGAAGGAGAAAGCATCTTACAGCATTTCTGGGGGGTGTTGTGCCTTGACTGCTGTGCATTTGATGGGGAGACTCTATGTAGCAAACGCAGGAGACAGCAG agCCATAATTGTCCGTAATAATGAGGTCATTCCCATGTCCAATGAGTTCACGccggagagtgagagacagaggttGCAGTACCTG GGCTTCCTTCAACCAGAACTGCTGGGTAACGAGTTCACACACATCGAGTTCCCCAGGCGTATCCAGCACAAGGAACTGGGCAAGAAGATGCTCTTCAGAGACCACACTATGACTGGGTG GGCATATAAGACAATTGTGGAAGATGACCTCAAGTTCCCCCTCATTTATGGAGAAGGGAAAAAG GCCAGAGTCATGGCCACTATTGGAGTCACGCGTGGTTTAGGTGACCATGACCTGAAAGTATACAACTCCAACATTCACATCAAACCTTTCTTATCCTGTTGCCCAGAG GTGAAAGTATACGCCATTTCAGAGCACAAGCACGGTCCCAATGACGTCCTCATCATGGGCACTGATGGATTGTGGGATGTGACCTCAGACAAAGAAGTAGCTGACGCTGTGACAAATTTTCTCTCCACCTGTGAACCTAATGATCCAATGAG GTACACTATGGCTGCCCAGGATCTCCTCATGAGGTCTCGTGGTGTTCTGAAAGAGCGGGGCTGGCGGCTGCCCAATGACAGACTAGGATCAGGCGATGATATCACAGTATTTGTCATCCCATTGGCTGGGGCAGAATTAGAGACATGA
- the ppm1j gene encoding protein phosphatase 1H isoform X2, translating to MLFWGVFDGHAGSGAALMASRLLSRLIRDRLCEVAHVLENPTSPPPICLAKNGSPYQPEQKKGACLDAEDPEASGDPIARFHMEKVVSLESLVMGIIENAFKQMDDLIEKEKASYSISGGCCALTAVHLMGRLYVANAGDSRAIIVRNNEVIPMSNEFTPESERQRLQYLGFLQPELLGNEFTHIEFPRRIQHKELGKKMLFRDHTMTGWAYKTIVEDDLKFPLIYGEGKKARVMATIGVTRGLGDHDLKVYNSNIHIKPFLSCCPEVKVYAISEHKHGPNDVLIMGTDGLWDVTSDKEVADAVTNFLSTCEPNDPMRYTMAAQDLLMRSRGVLKERGWRLPNDRLGSGDDITVFVIPLAGAELET from the exons ATGCTCTTCTGGGGGGTGTTTGATGGTCATGCTGGTTCTGGAGCCGCCCTCATGGCATCCAGGCTCCTCTCACGGCTCATCCGAGACCGCCTGTGCGAAGTGGCTCATGTTCTGGAGAATCCAACCAGTCCACCACCCATCTGCCTGGCCAAGAATGGGAGCCCTTACCAGCCTGAGCAGAAGAAGGGAGCGTGTCTGGATGCAGAAGACCCAGAGGCCTCTGGAGACCCCATAGCTCGTTTCCACATGGAGAAGGTGGTCAGTCTGGAGAGCCTGGTGATGGGCATCATAGAGAATGCCTTCAAACAGATG GATGACCTCATTGAGAAGGAGAAAGCATCTTACAGCATTTCTGGGGGGTGTTGTGCCTTGACTGCTGTGCATTTGATGGGGAGACTCTATGTAGCAAACGCAGGAGACAGCAG agCCATAATTGTCCGTAATAATGAGGTCATTCCCATGTCCAATGAGTTCACGccggagagtgagagacagaggttGCAGTACCTG GGCTTCCTTCAACCAGAACTGCTGGGTAACGAGTTCACACACATCGAGTTCCCCAGGCGTATCCAGCACAAGGAACTGGGCAAGAAGATGCTCTTCAGAGACCACACTATGACTGGGTG GGCATATAAGACAATTGTGGAAGATGACCTCAAGTTCCCCCTCATTTATGGAGAAGGGAAAAAG GCCAGAGTCATGGCCACTATTGGAGTCACGCGTGGTTTAGGTGACCATGACCTGAAAGTATACAACTCCAACATTCACATCAAACCTTTCTTATCCTGTTGCCCAGAG GTGAAAGTATACGCCATTTCAGAGCACAAGCACGGTCCCAATGACGTCCTCATCATGGGCACTGATGGATTGTGGGATGTGACCTCAGACAAAGAAGTAGCTGACGCTGTGACAAATTTTCTCTCCACCTGTGAACCTAATGATCCAATGAG GTACACTATGGCTGCCCAGGATCTCCTCATGAGGTCTCGTGGTGTTCTGAAAGAGCGGGGCTGGCGGCTGCCCAATGACAGACTAGGATCAGGCGATGATATCACAGTATTTGTCATCCCATTGGCTGGGGCAGAATTAGAGACATGA